Proteins encoded within one genomic window of Brachybacterium muris:
- the istA gene encoding IS21 family transposase: protein MVRKIRAKLVLQLRAEGLSGRAISSSQGMSRKSVRAVFEAADAAGIGWGDIADVADEQVYARLFPGRGEHESVFAQPDWEQVHREMARVGVTLKLLHGEYFDATTAAGDPAMGYDRFCRTYQHHVMVTGAASRVGHKAGQSVEVDWSGPTMELADPVTGEVSKVFLFVACLPFSRYAFCFPALDMRQESWLRAHVAMFEALGGTVPRIVPDNLKTGVVKHPREGEIVLNDAYREMAAHYSAAVLPGRVRKPKDKASVENTVAHVATWVIAGLRDQRFTSLPELAAAIGQRMEAYNAEPFQKRPGSRASVFDAEERPLLTPLPAVPYEISTWHYGRRVGRNGHVTFARNFYSAPFAHIGAKVDLRITARTLEIYQGSQRLTSHLLLPETASNEYRTNDADLPAGERFQAWDAQRVRAWADRVGPATVIVIQRIFESVPIVEQGLDPALAVLRLSRRFSVDRVEAACALALTGRVRSPRYAHLHPILATGQDKVAALRPPREEPAEDGGYVRGADYYAGGVR from the coding sequence ATGGTACGGAAGATCAGGGCGAAGCTGGTGCTCCAGCTGCGCGCAGAAGGTCTGTCGGGGCGAGCGATTTCGTCCTCGCAGGGCATGTCCCGCAAGTCCGTGAGGGCGGTGTTCGAGGCCGCTGACGCTGCAGGGATCGGGTGGGGCGATATCGCGGACGTCGCCGATGAGCAGGTGTATGCCCGGTTGTTCCCGGGCCGGGGCGAGCACGAGAGCGTGTTCGCACAGCCGGACTGGGAACAGGTCCATCGAGAGATGGCCAGGGTCGGCGTGACGCTGAAGCTGTTGCACGGCGAGTACTTCGACGCGACCACGGCGGCTGGGGATCCGGCGATGGGGTATGACCGGTTTTGCCGCACCTACCAGCACCACGTCATGGTCACCGGTGCCGCTTCGAGAGTCGGTCACAAGGCCGGCCAGAGCGTGGAGGTCGACTGGTCCGGCCCCACGATGGAGCTGGCCGATCCGGTCACCGGCGAGGTCTCGAAGGTGTTCTTGTTCGTTGCCTGCCTGCCTTTTTCTCGTTACGCGTTCTGCTTCCCGGCGCTGGATATGCGCCAGGAGTCCTGGCTGCGAGCGCACGTAGCGATGTTCGAGGCGCTGGGCGGGACGGTCCCGAGGATCGTTCCGGACAACCTCAAGACCGGTGTGGTGAAGCACCCCCGCGAGGGCGAGATCGTCCTGAACGATGCGTATCGCGAGATGGCAGCGCATTACTCGGCGGCGGTGCTCCCGGGGAGGGTGCGGAAACCGAAAGACAAGGCGAGCGTGGAGAACACCGTCGCGCACGTCGCGACCTGGGTCATCGCCGGGCTGCGGGATCAGCGATTCACGTCCCTGCCCGAACTTGCAGCCGCCATCGGGCAGCGGATGGAGGCCTATAACGCGGAGCCGTTCCAGAAGCGGCCCGGATCCCGCGCCAGCGTGTTCGACGCGGAGGAGCGGCCGCTGCTGACGCCGCTGCCGGCGGTGCCCTACGAGATCTCGACATGGCACTACGGACGACGAGTGGGCAGGAACGGGCACGTCACGTTCGCGCGGAACTTCTACTCCGCGCCGTTCGCGCACATCGGCGCGAAGGTCGATCTGCGCATCACGGCCCGGACGCTGGAGATCTATCAGGGCAGCCAGCGACTGACCAGTCACCTGCTGCTCCCGGAGACCGCGAGCAATGAGTACCGCACCAACGACGCGGACCTACCTGCGGGCGAGCGTTTCCAGGCCTGGGACGCGCAGAGGGTGCGGGCGTGGGCAGATCGGGTCGGGCCGGCCACGGTGATCGTGATCCAGCGGATCTTCGAGTCCGTGCCGATCGTGGAACAGGGCCTGGATCCCGCGTTGGCGGTGCTACGGCTCTCTCGCCGCTTCTCCGTAGATCGGGTCGAGGCGGCCTGCGCACTCGCGCTGACGGGACGGGTCCGTTCACCGCGCTATGCGCATCTGCACCCGATCTTGGCCACCGGGCAGGACAAGGTCGCCGCCCTGCGTCCACCCCGCGAGGAACCCGCGGAAGACGGCGGATACGTCCGTGGCGCCGACTACTACGCCGGAGGTGTCCGGTGA
- a CDS encoding recombinase family protein, whose amino-acid sequence MPAKQRAHGQRVAYVRVSSAGQNLARQLEAVGECDQTFTEKQSGKSATDRPQLQALIRHVRRGDHVVVASMDRLARSVIDLNDIVQQITGDPAEHTEQHPKKGASVEFLKERLTFEPGQSDPMAAFQLNMMGAFAQFERELIRQRQAEGIAAAKKRGAYKGRPRSLESDQIRSVRNAVLAGTPKAQIAREHGISRSTLYRYLDTPTLPLAAD is encoded by the coding sequence GTGCCCGCCAAGCAGAGGGCTCACGGACAGCGAGTCGCCTATGTTCGTGTTTCCTCGGCGGGGCAGAACCTCGCGCGGCAGCTCGAAGCGGTGGGGGAGTGCGACCAGACCTTCACCGAGAAGCAGTCCGGCAAGAGCGCGACGGACCGCCCACAGCTGCAGGCGCTGATCCGGCACGTCCGCCGCGGCGACCACGTCGTCGTCGCGTCCATGGACCGCCTCGCCCGCTCGGTCATCGACCTCAACGACATCGTCCAGCAGATCACCGGCGACCCTGCCGAGCACACCGAGCAGCATCCCAAGAAGGGAGCGAGCGTCGAGTTCCTCAAGGAGCGACTTACCTTCGAGCCCGGACAGTCGGACCCGATGGCTGCGTTCCAGCTGAACATGATGGGCGCCTTCGCGCAGTTCGAGCGCGAGCTCATCCGGCAGCGCCAGGCCGAGGGCATCGCTGCCGCGAAAAAGCGCGGCGCCTACAAGGGCCGGCCCCGCAGCCTCGAGAGCGACCAGATCCGCTCCGTCCGCAACGCCGTCCTCGCCGGCACGCCCAAAGCCCAGATAGCGCGTGAGCACGGCATCAGCCGATCCACGCTGTACCGATACCTCGATACGCCGACGCTACCGCTGGCTGCTGACTGA
- a CDS encoding arsenate reductase ArsC, whose amino-acid sequence MLLVCVQNAGRSQMAAALLDHHAAGRVHVRSAGSTPSDALHPRAVEVMREIGIDLGSAFPKPLTDDVVRAADVVITMGCGDACPIYPGKRYEDWDLRDPADSTLEQARAVRDEIDTRVRHLLTEILPAPTPRS is encoded by the coding sequence GTGCTGCTGGTGTGCGTCCAAAACGCAGGCCGCTCCCAGATGGCCGCCGCACTGCTGGATCACCACGCTGCCGGTCGAGTGCACGTCCGCTCCGCCGGCTCCACCCCCAGCGACGCGCTGCACCCACGCGCCGTGGAAGTCATGCGAGAAATCGGGATCGACCTGGGCTCCGCGTTCCCCAAGCCCCTCACCGACGATGTCGTCCGCGCAGCCGACGTTGTCATCACCATGGGCTGCGGCGACGCCTGCCCCATCTACCCCGGCAAACGCTACGAAGACTGGGACCTCCGCGACCCCGCAGACAGCACACTCGAACAAGCACGCGCAGTCCGCGACGAGATCGACACCCGCGTCCGCCACCTGCTCACCGAGATACTCCCCGCCCCGACTCCACGCAGCTGA
- a CDS encoding ArsR/SmtB family transcription factor produces the protein MATTTDATATGSAARTGSEECCSLSAGPVDTVDAERIASLFKALSDPTRLRLLSHVAAQGCESVCACDLTEPLGISQPTVSHHMKKLVDAGLLTREQNGRWAHYSVVPSAFAELRAFLDIA, from the coding sequence ATGGCCACGACGACCGACGCCACAGCCACCGGATCCGCGGCGAGGACCGGCTCTGAGGAGTGCTGCTCGCTGTCCGCAGGTCCGGTCGACACCGTCGACGCCGAGAGGATCGCCTCCCTGTTCAAGGCGCTGTCCGACCCCACACGCCTCCGGCTCCTCTCCCACGTCGCCGCCCAGGGCTGTGAGTCGGTCTGCGCGTGCGATCTCACCGAGCCGCTCGGCATCAGTCAGCCAACCGTCAGCCACCACATGAAGAAGCTTGTCGACGCCGGCCTGCTCACGCGCGAGCAGAACGGCCGCTGGGCCCACTACTCCGTCGTCCCGTCAGCCTTTGCCGAACTCCGCGCGTTCCTCGACATCGCCTGA
- the arsB gene encoding ACR3 family arsenite efflux transporter: MSTTTKDVEQPRVMKEMSFLDRWLPVWILAAMAVGLLLGRFVPGLNTALEAVKIGSVSLPIAIGLLVMMYPVLAKVRYDETRRIGADRRLLVTSLVLNWLVGPALMFGLAWIFLADLPEYRTGLIIVGLARCIAMVLIWNDLACGDREAAAVLVAINSVFQVIAFGALGWFYLQALPSWLGLPTTSAEFSIGAIVLSVLIFLGIPLVAGFLTRILGEKAKGRAWYEERFLPKIGPWALYGLLFTIVLLFALQGDAILSAPGDVARIALPLLVYFVVMFLGSFLLGRAIGLNYAKSTTVAFTASGNNFELAIAVAIGTFGVTSGQALAGVVGPLIEVPVLVALVYVALAMGRRLFPGDATVPTR, from the coding sequence ATGAGTACGACCACCAAGGACGTGGAGCAGCCGCGCGTAATGAAGGAGATGTCCTTCCTCGATCGCTGGCTCCCGGTATGGATCCTGGCCGCCATGGCCGTGGGACTCCTGCTGGGGAGGTTCGTCCCCGGCCTGAACACCGCACTGGAGGCGGTAAAGATCGGATCCGTGTCCCTCCCCATCGCGATCGGACTGCTGGTGATGATGTACCCGGTCCTGGCGAAGGTCCGCTACGACGAGACCCGGAGAATCGGAGCTGACCGACGCCTGCTGGTGACCTCCCTGGTGCTGAACTGGCTCGTCGGACCGGCACTCATGTTCGGCCTCGCGTGGATCTTCCTTGCCGACCTGCCGGAGTACCGGACCGGCCTGATCATCGTGGGCCTCGCGCGCTGCATCGCGATGGTGCTCATCTGGAACGACCTCGCCTGCGGCGACCGCGAAGCTGCCGCCGTGCTGGTCGCGATCAACTCCGTCTTCCAGGTGATCGCCTTCGGTGCCCTGGGCTGGTTCTACCTCCAGGCGCTGCCGTCGTGGCTAGGGCTGCCGACCACGTCGGCCGAATTCTCGATCGGCGCGATCGTCCTCAGCGTGCTGATCTTCCTCGGGATCCCCCTGGTCGCCGGCTTCCTGACCCGCATCCTCGGGGAGAAGGCGAAGGGTCGGGCCTGGTACGAGGAGCGGTTCCTCCCGAAGATCGGCCCGTGGGCGCTGTACGGGCTGCTTTTCACCATCGTGCTGCTGTTCGCTCTCCAAGGCGACGCGATCCTCTCCGCCCCGGGAGACGTGGCCCGCATCGCTCTGCCGCTGCTGGTCTACTTCGTGGTCATGTTTCTGGGGTCCTTCCTGCTCGGACGGGCGATCGGCCTGAATTACGCCAAGTCCACGACCGTCGCGTTCACCGCCTCGGGCAACAACTTCGAGCTCGCCATCGCCGTCGCCATCGGCACCTTCGGCGTCACCTCCGGCCAGGCCCTCGCCGGTGTCGTCGGCCCCCTGATCGAGGTCCCGGTCCTCGTCGCCCTCGTCTACGTCGCCCTCGCGATGGGCCGCCGGCTCTTCCCCGGCGACGCGACCGTTCCCACCCGATGA
- a CDS encoding low molecular weight phosphatase family protein, with protein MTAKRPAVLFVCVKNGGKSQMAAALMRHHAGDAVQVHSAGTRPGTAINAQSAAAIAEVGADMSSAVPQPVTAELLRNVDRVIVLGDEAVIEPVAGMTAPVTTWHTDEPSTRGIEGVERMRLVRDDIDRRVRALLADLTQSSA; from the coding sequence ATGACCGCGAAACGCCCCGCAGTCCTGTTCGTGTGCGTGAAGAACGGCGGCAAGTCCCAGATGGCTGCGGCCCTCATGCGCCACCACGCCGGCGACGCCGTCCAGGTGCACTCCGCCGGTACCCGCCCCGGTACGGCCATCAACGCCCAGTCCGCCGCGGCGATCGCGGAAGTCGGCGCGGACATGTCCTCCGCTGTGCCCCAGCCGGTCACTGCCGAGCTGCTGCGCAACGTCGATCGGGTGATCGTCCTCGGGGATGAGGCTGTCATCGAGCCCGTTGCGGGGATGACCGCGCCGGTGACCACCTGGCACACCGACGAGCCCTCGACGCGCGGCATTGAAGGAGTGGAGCGGATGCGCCTGGTCCGCGACGACATCGACCGCCGCGTCCGTGCGCTCCTGGCCGACCTCACACAGTCCTCGGCCTGA
- a CDS encoding arsenic resistance protein: MNRLVSWWDAHQIALYLAAMAAGAAIGLAAPGLAPTLEHSIEPVLMLLLFATFLGVPLIEVGQAFRDRRFLGTVLVANFAIVPLLAWALSRFVADDQGLLLGVLLVLLTPCIDYVIVFTGLAGGARAKLLAAAPLLMLLQLALLPLHLFAFAGREVVGVIDVAPFAEAFFLLIVVPLTAAAAVQALARRHRSGRAIEGVMAGAMVPLMMLTLATVIGSQIAAVGSQIGTLARLLPLYAGFVVAAVFIGFAASRVTRLDTASTRAVMFSVATRNSLVVLPLALALPDALAIAPLAVVTQTLVELIAMVALVRIVPAIVPSTTAVP; encoded by the coding sequence GTGAACCGCCTGGTCTCCTGGTGGGACGCCCACCAGATCGCGCTGTACCTGGCCGCGATGGCGGCCGGCGCCGCTATCGGGCTGGCAGCTCCCGGGCTCGCGCCGACGTTGGAGCACTCCATCGAGCCGGTGTTGATGCTGCTGCTGTTCGCCACGTTCCTGGGTGTGCCGCTGATCGAGGTCGGGCAGGCCTTCCGTGACCGGCGGTTCCTGGGAACGGTGCTGGTGGCGAACTTCGCGATCGTGCCGCTGCTCGCCTGGGCACTGTCCCGGTTCGTCGCCGACGATCAAGGGCTCCTGCTCGGCGTGCTCCTGGTGCTGCTAACCCCATGCATCGACTACGTCATCGTCTTCACGGGCCTCGCGGGGGGAGCGCGCGCGAAACTCCTGGCCGCTGCGCCCTTGCTGATGCTCCTCCAACTGGCGTTGTTGCCGCTGCACCTGTTCGCCTTCGCGGGCCGCGAGGTCGTCGGGGTGATTGACGTGGCCCCGTTCGCAGAGGCGTTCTTCCTGCTGATCGTGGTGCCGCTGACCGCGGCAGCGGCCGTGCAGGCGCTGGCGCGCCGACACCGGTCGGGCCGAGCCATCGAGGGGGTCATGGCGGGGGCCATGGTGCCGCTGATGATGCTCACCCTCGCAACTGTGATCGGTTCCCAGATCGCTGCCGTCGGCTCACAGATCGGGACCCTCGCGCGGCTCCTACCCCTGTATGCAGGGTTCGTGGTCGCGGCCGTCTTCATCGGTTTCGCGGCCTCGAGGGTCACGAGGCTGGATACCGCCTCGACGCGGGCGGTGATGTTCTCGGTCGCCACCCGCAACTCCCTGGTGGTCCTTCCCCTCGCACTGGCCCTCCCCGATGCCCTGGCGATCGCGCCACTCGCAGTCGTCACCCAGACCCTGGTCGAACTCATCGCCATGGTCGCCCTGGTCCGCATCGTGCCCGCCATCGTTCCGAGCACAACGGCTGTGCCATAA
- the cmtR gene encoding Cd(II)/Pb(II)-sensing metalloregulatory transcriptional regulator CmtR encodes MLTTAPRRDVMNRLGRAMADPTRFRILLSLLEQPGYPAALAAELDLTRTNVSNHLACLRGCGIVVAVPEGRRTRYEIVDAHLTKALSALVDTVLAVDDDRACVDEYCDVPLCCQRGAAIEVTR; translated from the coding sequence ATGCTGACTACAGCTCCTCGTCGTGACGTGATGAACCGGCTGGGGCGGGCGATGGCCGATCCCACGCGCTTTCGCATCTTGTTGTCGTTGCTCGAGCAGCCCGGATACCCGGCTGCTTTGGCCGCGGAACTGGATCTGACGCGTACGAACGTCTCCAACCATCTCGCGTGCTTGCGGGGGTGCGGGATCGTGGTCGCCGTTCCGGAGGGGCGGCGGACGCGTTACGAGATTGTCGACGCGCACCTGACGAAGGCGCTGAGCGCTCTGGTGGACACGGTGCTCGCGGTGGATGACGACCGTGCCTGTGTCGACGAGTACTGCGATGTGCCCTTGTGCTGCCAGCGTGGCGCAGCCATCGAGGTGACGCGATGA
- a CDS encoding heavy metal translocating P-type ATPase produces MSDECCGPVKTPAPVEPAIEDACCGSTTPAVASEGMEVEQPTPWWRDRALLLPIASGVLWVAGLLLSWAGAETAALSAHVLALGAGAWTFVPGTLRRLVQGRGRGRLGVGLLMTLAALGAVLLGHVGEAAALAFLFSLAEALEDRSMDRAKQGLRALLALIPETARVARASGPEVVPAAELRRGDVLLVGAGDRVATDAVVIEGRSWMDTSAITGESIPVEVGPGDEVHAGSVNGAGSVQLRATADGRDNSLTQIVRLVEQAHAAKGERARLADRIARPLVPVVLVVAALVALLGIVTGDLLLWIERALVVLVAASPCALAIAVPVTVISSIGSASKLGVVIKSGAAFEQLGTVRTVAFDKTGTLTRNDPRVVDVATAPGRSREDVLAVAAALESGSSHPLAAAIVAAADTSAEATAVQETPGHGITGQVGGRSVRVGNPRWIAPGELAARTQEMASRGMSVVLVEVDGRVIGAIGVRDELRAEAAETIAALHAQGIRTVMLTGDNALTARAIAAAAGIDEVHAEQLPADKAAHIRRLAAQTPTAMIGDGINDAPALASATVGIAMGVTGTAAAVESADVAFTGTDLRQLPAALAHARRGRRIMTGNIALALAIIVILFPLALFGVLGLAAVVLVHEVAEVVVIANGMRAARTRGRALQGPVMFVGQDQPDPAPVGGRA; encoded by the coding sequence ATGAGCGATGAGTGCTGCGGCCCCGTGAAGACCCCTGCCCCGGTTGAGCCCGCGATCGAGGACGCCTGCTGCGGGAGCACTACTCCGGCCGTCGCATCCGAGGGGATGGAGGTCGAGCAGCCCACGCCCTGGTGGCGTGATCGGGCGCTGCTGCTGCCGATCGCCTCGGGAGTGCTGTGGGTGGCTGGTCTGCTGCTGAGTTGGGCCGGCGCCGAGACGGCCGCGCTGAGCGCGCACGTGCTGGCACTGGGGGCGGGGGCCTGGACTTTCGTTCCCGGCACACTGCGGCGCCTGGTGCAGGGCCGGGGGCGGGGCCGGCTCGGCGTGGGCTTGCTGATGACGCTCGCCGCGCTGGGGGCGGTGCTGCTGGGCCATGTCGGGGAGGCCGCAGCTCTCGCGTTCTTGTTCTCCCTCGCTGAGGCGCTCGAGGACCGGTCGATGGATCGCGCGAAGCAGGGGCTGCGCGCTCTGTTGGCCCTGATCCCCGAAACGGCCCGGGTTGCTCGAGCTTCGGGCCCCGAGGTCGTCCCGGCCGCGGAGCTCCGCCGGGGCGATGTGCTCCTGGTCGGTGCCGGCGATCGGGTCGCCACGGACGCCGTGGTGATCGAGGGGCGCTCCTGGATGGATACCTCGGCGATCACGGGCGAATCGATCCCGGTCGAGGTGGGCCCCGGAGACGAGGTGCATGCGGGCTCCGTCAACGGCGCCGGGTCGGTGCAGCTGCGGGCCACGGCCGATGGTCGCGACAACTCGCTGACCCAGATCGTGCGCCTGGTCGAGCAGGCGCATGCCGCCAAGGGGGAGCGGGCGCGGCTGGCCGACCGGATCGCGCGCCCCCTGGTGCCCGTGGTGCTCGTCGTCGCCGCCCTGGTTGCACTCCTGGGTATCGTCACCGGTGATCTCCTCCTCTGGATCGAACGGGCGCTGGTGGTGCTGGTCGCTGCCTCGCCCTGTGCGCTGGCGATCGCGGTACCGGTCACGGTGATCTCCTCGATCGGTTCGGCGAGCAAGCTTGGCGTGGTCATCAAGTCCGGAGCCGCCTTCGAGCAGCTGGGAACGGTCCGCACCGTTGCGTTCGACAAGACCGGGACCCTGACCCGTAACGACCCGCGCGTGGTGGACGTCGCCACCGCTCCGGGACGCAGCCGGGAGGATGTCCTGGCGGTGGCCGCCGCGCTCGAGTCCGGCAGCAGCCATCCGTTGGCTGCGGCCATCGTCGCGGCGGCCGACACCAGTGCGGAGGCCACCGCCGTTCAGGAGACCCCGGGGCACGGCATCACCGGGCAGGTCGGCGGGCGATCGGTGCGGGTGGGGAACCCGCGCTGGATCGCTCCGGGCGAGCTGGCGGCCCGCACGCAAGAGATGGCCTCCCGCGGCATGAGTGTGGTGCTGGTCGAGGTGGACGGTCGGGTGATCGGTGCGATCGGGGTGCGCGATGAACTGCGTGCCGAGGCCGCCGAGACCATCGCTGCGCTGCATGCGCAGGGGATCCGGACTGTGATGCTGACCGGCGACAACGCCCTGACCGCCCGCGCGATCGCGGCCGCGGCCGGCATCGACGAGGTCCATGCCGAGCAGCTGCCCGCGGACAAGGCCGCCCATATCCGGCGCCTGGCCGCGCAGACGCCGACCGCGATGATCGGCGACGGCATCAACGACGCCCCGGCCCTGGCCTCGGCCACCGTGGGTATCGCGATGGGAGTCACCGGCACGGCCGCCGCCGTGGAGTCCGCCGATGTCGCTTTCACCGGCACCGACCTGCGCCAGCTGCCCGCCGCTCTCGCCCACGCCCGCCGGGGCCGCCGCATCATGACCGGCAACATCGCCCTGGCCCTGGCGATCATCGTCATCTTGTTCCCGCTGGCCCTGTTCGGCGTGCTGGGACTGGCCGCGGTCGTGCTGGTCCACGAGGTCGCCGAGGTCGTGGTGATCGCCAACGGCATGCGGGCCGCCCGCACCCGCGGCAGAGCCCTGCAGGGGCCTGTCATGTTCGTTGGGCAGGATCAGCCCGACCCCGCCCCCGTAGGAGGCCGCGCATGA
- a CDS encoding DsbA family protein, translating into MSRSTKFTLGLIAVTALILTSFVLFLNPEEDTPTTEPGSTAATAQLVREDSPRLSEEGDVVFVEFLDFECEACLALYPTIEEIRAEYGDRVTFVVRYLPLHANSVEAAQAAEAARDQGQFEAMYKALFDNATQWGHQETSQREAFFSYAEELGLDMERFEQVYDDPATLERIQQSAADAEALGVTSTPTFFVDGQRLEPTRIEDLTDPLDNALNG; encoded by the coding sequence ATGAGCCGCAGCACCAAGTTCACCCTGGGACTGATCGCGGTGACCGCCCTGATCCTGACCAGCTTCGTCCTGTTCCTCAACCCCGAGGAAGACACCCCCACGACAGAGCCAGGCAGCACTGCTGCTACGGCGCAGCTCGTGCGCGAGGACAGCCCCCGACTGTCCGAGGAGGGGGATGTCGTCTTCGTGGAGTTCCTGGACTTCGAGTGTGAGGCCTGCCTGGCGCTGTACCCCACGATCGAGGAGATCCGCGCCGAGTACGGCGACCGGGTGACGTTCGTGGTGCGGTACCTGCCGCTGCACGCCAACTCCGTCGAGGCCGCGCAGGCAGCGGAAGCGGCCCGCGACCAGGGCCAGTTCGAGGCCATGTACAAGGCGCTGTTCGACAACGCGACGCAGTGGGGCCACCAGGAAACCTCCCAGCGCGAAGCGTTCTTCTCCTACGCCGAGGAGCTCGGCCTGGACATGGAACGGTTCGAGCAGGTCTACGACGACCCCGCCACCCTCGAGCGCATCCAGCAGAGCGCCGCCGACGCCGAGGCACTCGGCGTGACCTCGACGCCCACCTTCTTCGTCGACGGCCAGCGGCTCGAGCCCACTCGCATCGAGGACCTCACCGACCCCCTCGATAACGCTCTTAATGGCTGA
- a CDS encoding vitamin K epoxide reductase family protein yields MAESPTAKTSRRTDPPRGLGVLFTATGAIGLVMAVVLLVEKIALIEDPTYVPTCSLNPVLSCGSVMDTPQAAAFGIPNPILGIAGFTAVLTLGLAFLAGARLARWMSVLIQVGVTFAVLFVHWLIGQSLYEIGALCPYCMVVWAVTIPLFWLTTLHHLRPLTASPTPAVRRTIGLLVEFRITILVAWYLVILALITIRFWDYWSTLL; encoded by the coding sequence ATGGCTGAGAGCCCCACCGCAAAGACCTCCCGACGCACCGATCCTCCGCGCGGGCTCGGGGTGCTGTTCACCGCGACCGGAGCGATCGGCCTGGTGATGGCCGTGGTGCTGCTGGTCGAGAAGATCGCGCTGATCGAGGACCCCACCTACGTGCCCACCTGCAGCCTCAACCCGGTGCTCTCCTGCGGATCGGTGATGGACACCCCCCAGGCGGCGGCCTTCGGGATCCCCAACCCGATCCTCGGGATCGCCGGCTTCACGGCCGTCCTCACCCTGGGTCTCGCCTTCCTCGCCGGGGCCCGCCTGGCGCGGTGGATGAGCGTGCTCATCCAGGTGGGCGTGACCTTCGCCGTGCTGTTCGTGCACTGGCTGATCGGGCAAAGCCTGTACGAGATCGGGGCCCTGTGCCCGTACTGCATGGTCGTCTGGGCCGTCACGATTCCCCTGTTCTGGCTGACCACCCTCCACCACCTCCGCCCACTGACCGCCAGCCCCACCCCCGCCGTCCGGCGCACCATCGGCCTCCTGGTGGAGTTCCGCATCACCATCCTCGTGGCCTGGTACCTCGTGATCCTCGCGCTGATCACCATCCGGTTCTGGGACTACTGGTCCACCCTGCTCTAA
- a CDS encoding TlpA family protein disulfide reductase encodes MRGPTRRHVLYATGLLAATGLSTACGSTDTTDRYDADSAGYVSGNGVTTEIAPADRADPVEFSGTTYDGDAFTASDHRGSVLVVNVWYASCPPCRVEAPDLQAIHEEYTDQGVSFIGINLRDEKGPAQAFEANYGITYPSLPDLQSEIMYQLRGHVAPNAVPTTLVLDHDGRVAGRVSGAINPSILRSMLDGVLDEGAA; translated from the coding sequence ATGCGAGGCCCCACCCGGCGCCACGTCCTGTACGCCACCGGCCTGCTCGCCGCGACCGGTCTGTCCACTGCCTGCGGAAGCACCGACACCACCGACCGCTACGACGCCGACAGCGCCGGCTACGTCTCAGGCAACGGCGTGACCACGGAGATCGCGCCCGCTGACCGGGCTGACCCTGTCGAGTTCTCGGGCACCACCTACGACGGCGACGCCTTCACCGCCAGCGACCACCGTGGCTCCGTGCTCGTGGTCAACGTCTGGTACGCCTCCTGCCCGCCCTGCCGCGTCGAGGCGCCGGACCTCCAAGCCATCCACGAGGAGTACACCGACCAGGGAGTCTCCTTCATCGGCATCAACCTGCGCGATGAGAAGGGACCCGCCCAAGCCTTCGAGGCGAACTACGGGATCACCTACCCCTCCCTGCCCGACCTGCAGTCCGAGATCATGTACCAGCTGCGCGGGCACGTCGCCCCCAACGCGGTCCCCACCACACTCGTCCTGGACCATGACGGGCGCGTCGCAGGACGGGTCTCCGGGGCCATCAACCCCTCCATCCTGCGCTCGATGCTCGACGGCGTCCTCGACGAAGGAGCCGCGTGA